TTATATGCACGCTCCATTTATGATGTCGCGCCATTGCAGCAAGCTTTAGAACGTCAAGAGCTGGAAGTGCGATCTAAAACAGCAGATATTGAAGTCGTACAAAATATTGATAAAAACCTTTCGGTTCTATTTTGGGTCATTGCGTTAATCGGCATTACAGGAGCCTCTTTTTCATTAGGCGCAAGCCTTTGGGCCAATGTCGATCGTAAACGAAAAGAGCTGAGTGTTTTAAGACTGATTGGATTGCGTACAGGCAGTATTGTCTGGTTTCCAACGTTACAAGGTCTCTTTACTGCTATTTCCGGATGGTTATTAGCCAGCCTGATTTATCTATTTGTTGAGCTTAGTGTTAATTTATTGCTGGCTGATATGTTAAATATGGGCGGCTCAATTTGCCGTCTTTTACCCAGCCATTTCGCAATTGCGGGTATACTGACTGTTGGAGCCGCGCTTATTGCATCAGCATTAGCAGGTTATCGAGTTTCACGTGTTGAGCCATCCGATGGGTTGCGTGATTTATAGTTCACTATGGGGAGAAAGAATGAAGCGGTACTTATCTGTTATTGCAGTTGTTTTATTATTAACAGGATGTGACGGAAGTAATAAGAATAATTCAGCACCAGAGCTTTTTGGTGAATGGAAAACCCAGATCTGTAACTTTGAGATTGGCTCAACCTATTACGATGCAGGGCATTGGAAAGAGGTTATTTATGACTTCAAACGCGATGAACGCATTATAAAAACCCAGCTTGTTTATGGTGATTCCGAATGCAACGGTGAATTTCAGCGCATTGCCCCTCCTGCTGATAGCATGGCCGCAGGAAGTTTCCTTGACTTAGGCGAAGCCCAGCTTGAAGAGGGTGTCGATGGTGGCCGTCTACAGGTTGGCTTGATCTTTCTAAGCGAGTCATATACCTACGAAGGTTTTTACACAATTTTTGATCATAAAATTTGTTTCTCCGACCTGTTTAATTTTGGCACGATAGCAATTTCAGCTTCAAATAATGGTCGCACAGCAATTAATTATGAAGACTGCCTTGTGAGAATGAATGAGTCGAAGTCGTCTTTATAATTAAAACAACAATTATGATAGTCTTCTGATCTTTGAAATAAATAAGGAGAGCCAACATGGCAATCGCACGAGTGACCGAAATCACATCATCATCCACCGTCAGTTTTGAAGATGCAATGCAACAAGGCATCAAACGAGCCAGTAAAACACTGCGCAATATAAAATCGGCCTGGGTTCAAGAACAGACCGTGAAAGTTGAGAATGGTGAAATATTAGAATACAGAGTCAACATGAAGGTTACATTTATCCTAGACTAAACTCGTTTCTACCGTGATTTATATATCAATAGATGAGAAAACCAATGAGAGCGCATGAAAAAATAAATTATGTCGAACTTCCAGCCAAAGATATCAAGGTCGCAAAATCATTCTTTAAGTCTGCTTTTGGGTGGTCTTTTGTTGATTTCGGGGATGAATATACAGCCTTCTCAAATGCTGGAGTAAACGGTGGATTTTTCAAGTCCGACCGACCCGCTTTAACATCTAATGGCAGCGCTCTTATTGTTCTATACAGTGAAAATCTAGAAAAAACGCAACTAAAAATAGAGAGCCTTGGCGGTTCAATTATAAAGCAAACTTTCGCATTTCCAGGCGGTCGTCGTTTCCATTTTTGTGATCCAAATGGCAACGAATATGCCGTGTGGTCGGATAAAGGTGCATAGCAAATAGCCCTAATGGATCATGCCATTATATTGCAATTGAGAATTCAGTGGCCTATTTATATCTTGCAGTAGCAATAGTGGCTGAAGTCATTGCGACGAGTGCATTAAAAGCATCGGAAGAGTTCACGAAGCTGTATCCGAGCCTAATCGTTGTGATCGGGTATAGTATCGCATTCTACTTTATGACACTGGTGTTGCGAACCATACCAATAGGAATTACGTATGCAGTTTGGTCTGGTTTAGGTATTGTTCTGGTAACTATTATTGGCATAGTGCTATACAAAGAGATCCCAGATATTCCCGCAGTGATAGGCATGGGGTTCATTATTGCAGGCGTTGCGATCATTCATATATTTTCTGGGTCGGTGAAACAAGGTTGAGAAGGGTGAAGCCTCACCGGCACCTACGCAACATCTAAAGTAAACTCTATAGCCAAAAAATGGACTAAAAAATTAGCTCAGCTCAATAAGGATAGGAGCCACTATGGATGACATTTCCCCCAGTGATTTAAAAGCAATTCTACACTCCAAACGCGCCAATATTTACTACCTCGAAAAATGTCGCGTCATGCAAAAGGGCGGTCGTGTTGTTTATCTCACCGAAGAGAAGGTCGAGAAACAATACCCCCCTGTGTCAGGCTAGTTGTCGCCTCTAATTTTCATATAGAGGTAGAGAGAAATGAGAAGAAACTTCACAAAATCATTTAAAATTCAGGCCGTAGAAAAAGCACTGGGTCGAAGTGAAGAAACAACGATAAGTGAAATTGCCAGCACATTGAATATGAGTGAATCAACATTAAACAAGTGGATTATGAAAGCAAAAAGACAAGAGCTAGCAGAAGACTTTCCTGAAGATGGCACAAAGATGTCACAAGAGAAACGGCCACAGGACTGGACAACAAAAGAACGCCTTAACATGGTAATCACGTGTAGCTCATATGAAGGTGAAGCCTTGAGCTCCTATTGTAGAAAACAAGGTGTTTACCCACACCATATAGAGCAGTGGAAACTCGACTTTACTCGCGAAAACATTAAAAACACAGGAGTCACTTTCCGCACAGAGATCAAAACGCTGAAGAGTGAAAATAAAGCACTAAAAAAAGAGTTGACCCGCAAAGAAAAAGCGCTGGCTGAGACAGCGGCGCTATTAGTTCTCCAAAAAAAAGTCGACGAGATCTGGGGAAAAAACGAGGGCAGCTCACAATGAACAGAGAACGAAAAGAAATTATTGAGTTAATCAATCAGGCGCGGGGCGCAGGAGCCAGGCAAGGGTTAGCCTGTGAAGTCATCGGAATCAGTACCAAGACTCTTCAGCGCTGGGAAGACCCCGACAATAAACAGGATGGTCGTCCAGCGGCAAAACATGCGCCCACAAACAAACTCACTGAACTTGAGAGAAAGCGAGTTCTTAAAGTGGCCAACGAACCAGAGTTTGCTGATTTACCGCCTTGCAAAATAGTACCTAAACTTGCTGATCAAGGGAAATATATTGCATCACAATCAAGCTTTTATCGTATCTTAAATGAGAATAAGCAACTGAAACATAGAGACAAAAGCAAACCGTCAAGAAAAATGACAAAACCACGTGCATTGACAGCGAGCGCAGTGAATCAGATATACACCTGGGATATCACCTATTTGCCGACTCAGATTAAAGGTGTCTACCTCTATCTGTATTTAGTACTGGATATTTACAGTCGTAAAATTGTGGGCTGGCAGATTCATGGTGAAGAGCGGAGCCTGCTTGCAGCGGATTTGATCACAGATATATGTCAACGTGAAGGGATCAAGCGTAATCAAGTCACGCTCCATTCAGATAATGGCAGCCCAATGAAAGGAGCCACCATGTTGGCGACATTACAAGAATTAGGCGTGGTGCCCTCATTTAGCCGCCCCTCAGTGAGTAATGATAACCCATATTCTGAGTCTATTTTTCGTACATTAAAATATCGCCCGGAGTATCCAGAAAAGCCATTTATAGATATCGGTGCGGCGAGGTACTGGGTCAGCGAATTTGTTCAATGGTATAACCATGAACACCTGCATAGCGGCATTAAGTTTGTGACACCGGATCAACGTCATACGGGTGAAGACATTCAAATACTGGCCAATCGAAAGCAGGTCTATGAAAAGGCAAAAGCTCAAAATCCGAGTCGCTGGACAGGTGAGATCAGAAACTGGGATCGAATCGGTGAGGTTTATCTCAATCCTGAGAAAGGTAAATCTGAAATTGATCAGAATAAGGCGGCATAAATTTAATCTTTAGGCGACAACTCTCTTGAAAAACGCCGCGTTATGCATTGCATCATGCAAGACAGCATAAGCTGGATCGGATTATCTACATCATCCCGTTTACTTCCATAATTGAGCAGAACGCCGCAGCCATTAGGGGTGTTGTCGAAGACTCAAAAGACACAAGCCCTTGGGTGCTAGAGCAACATTCGAATCTGGAGCCAGAGCAGCAGAGTTGGCATAGCAAATTGGTGAGTGAAAACTGGGATGCGCCTATCGTAATGACCACGATGGTGCAGTTTCTTGAGGTGCTGTTTTCAGGAGGAACCAGAGGTGCAAGGAAGCTGCATCAATTGGCCAATACGGTATTGATATTTGATGAAATTCAAACACTTCCCATAAATTGTACCCACCTGTTTTGTAATGCGCTCAATTTTATCACTAACTATTGCAATACCACAGCAGTGCTTTGTACCGCAACACAACCACTGCTTGATCAGCTTAAATCACCCGAGAAAGGCCAATTAATCATCCCACCTGAAAATGAGTTGATCAGTGATGTACCTAAACTGTTTGAAAAGCTAAAGCGTGTGAAAGTGAGTAATAAGGTAAGACCTGAAGGTTGGACAACCGAACAGATCGCGGCACTCGCACTGGATGAGTTTAAAGAACTTGGTAGCTGCCTGATTATTGTCAATACAAAATCCTGGGCGCAGCAGCTTTATCTGGAAATACAAGCCGGTGCTGAAGTAGATAAAGAGTCGCTGTTTCAACTGAGCACCAGCCTTTGTCCAGCACATCGTAAAGTGATTTTTGCAAAAGTTAAGGCGCGACTGAAAAATAACCAACCGGCATTGTGTATTAGCACTCAACTGATTGAAGCGGGTGTTGATGTGGATTTTGCATCAGTTATACGGTTTCTCGCCGGGTTGGACTCCATCGCGCAAGCTGCCGGGCGTTGCAATCGAAATGGTTTGCGTAAAGAAGCCACGGTGCATGTGGTTAACCCCGCAGAGGAAAATATTGATCTACTAACAGATATCAAAGTAGGTCGAGACAAGGCGCAGCGTGTTATGGATGAAGGCTTTGATGATTTATTGGCCCCCGATGCCATCAAACAATATTTTAACTATTATTTTTATGATCGAGCTGAGGAAATGAGCTACCCCATATCGGCTAAAAAACTGGGTAGGGATGATGATTTACTCAACTTGTTGAGTTGCAATGCAGTAAATATTGGGCGTAACAAAAACACATTACTGCTTCAACAATCCTTTATGACCGCTGGCAAAATGTTCAAGGCGATTGACTCGCCAACGCAGGCCGTCATTGTGCCTTATGGTGAAGAGGGGAAAGATTTAATTGCAGAGCTGGGGCGGGTTGCAAAAGAGTTCGATGTAAAAACCTATCGAGCACTGCTCAAGCAGGCGCAAAAATTCAGTGTTAACGTATTTCCCAATGTATGGAAACAGCTACAAAATGAAGGTGCTGTTCATGAAATACAGCCGGATGAAGGTATATTTTATCTCGATGAAAAATATTATAGCGATGAGTTTGGACTTTCAGTTAAACCCTGCAACAAAATGAGTTTTCTAGGAGTGGATTGAATGCATGATAAACCTAAAAACAGTGTCAGCTTCAAAGTGCATGGACGATATGCCCTGTTTACTGACCCTGTAACCAAAATCGGCGGTGAGAAATGCTCTTACCATTTGCCGACCTATGAAGCCATCAAAGGTGTGCTGAAGTCTATCTATTGGAAACCAAGCATTATTTGGTATGTGGATAAAGTAAGGGTGATGAAACCATTACGCACGCAAACCAAAGGTACAAAGCCACTGGTGTGGGGCGGTGGAAACAGTTTGGCTATTTATACTTTTTTGCACCATGTGGAATATCAGGTAGAGGCACACTTTGAATGGAACGAGCACCGCCCTGAATTAGCTAAAGATCATATTTCTGGCAAACACTTTGCCATTGCCAAGCGTTCAATCGAACGGGGTGGTAGACAAGATATATTTTTGGGGACGCGTGATTGCCAGGCTTATGTAGAAGCGTGTGAATTTGGCGAAGGTACTGGTGCTTATGATGACATTGAAGAGTTGGGGTTTGGTCTGATGTTTCATGGTTTTGACTACCCGGATGAGACGGGAAAAAATGAACTGCATAGCCGCTTTTGGAGCGCCACTTTAAAAAAAGGCATTCTGGAATTTCCTCGGCCTAAATATTGTACAGTGAGCCGCTTTATTCGCCCGATGTTGCCTAAACAATTTGAAGAAGGTGAAAACCTTTTATCTGTAGAAATTGAGGAGGCGAACTTATGAGTTGGATGGCGAAGTTGTATGAAACCTATGAGGCTGGGATGCAGCTTGATTTACTTGACTCAGATAAATTGATGCCGATTAGCCATACACCTCAAAATGCTCACATAAAAATTACCATTGATGGCGAGGGAAATTTTAGGCGGGCTGAAATATTACAAAAAACCCAAATTATTTTACCTGCAACAGAAAGATCGGCTGGAAGAT
This Gammaproteobacteria bacterium DNA region includes the following protein-coding sequences:
- the cas5c gene encoding type I-C CRISPR-associated protein Cas5c encodes the protein MHDKPKNSVSFKVHGRYALFTDPVTKIGGEKCSYHLPTYEAIKGVLKSIYWKPSIIWYVDKVRVMKPLRTQTKGTKPLVWGGGNSLAIYTFLHHVEYQVEAHFEWNEHRPELAKDHISGKHFAIAKRSIERGGRQDIFLGTRDCQAYVEACEFGEGTGAYDDIEELGFGLMFHGFDYPDETGKNELHSRFWSATLKKGILEFPRPKYCTVSRFIRPMLPKQFEEGENLLSVEIEEANL
- a CDS encoding IS3 family transposase (programmed frameshift): MRRNFTKSFKIQAVEKALGRSEETTISEIASTLNMSESTLNKWIMKAKRQELAEDFPEDGTKMSQEKRPQDWTTKERLNMVITCSSYEGEALSSYCRKQGVYPHHIEQWKLDFTRENIKNTGVTFRTEIKTLKSENKALKKELTRKEKALAETAALLVLQKKGRRDLGKKRGQLTMNRERKEIIELINQARGAGARQGLACEVIGISTKTLQRWEDPDNKQDGRPAAKHAPTNKLTELERKRVLKVANEPEFADLPPCKIVPKLADQGKYIASQSSFYRILNENKQLKHRDKSKPSRKMTKPRALTASAVNQIYTWDITYLPTQIKGVYLYLYLVLDIYSRKIVGWQIHGEERSLLAADLITDICQREGIKRNQVTLHSDNGSPMKGATMLATLQELGVVPSFSRPSVSNDNPYSESIFRTLKYRPEYPEKPFIDIGAARYWVSEFVQWYNHEHLHSGIKFVTPDQRHTGEDIQILANRKQVYEKAKAQNPSRWTGEIRNWDRIGEVYLNPEKGKSEIDQNKAA
- a CDS encoding VOC family protein translates to MRAHEKINYVELPAKDIKVAKSFFKSAFGWSFVDFGDEYTAFSNAGVNGGFFKSDRPALTSNGSALIVLYSENLEKTQLKIESLGGSIIKQTFAFPGGRRFHFCDPNGNEYAVWSDKGA
- a CDS encoding dodecin family protein — encoded protein: MAIARVTEITSSSTVSFEDAMQQGIKRASKTLRNIKSAWVQEQTVKVENGEILEYRVNMKVTFILD
- a CDS encoding multidrug efflux SMR transporter — encoded protein: MAYLYLAVAIVAEVIATSALKASEEFTKLYPSLIVVIGYSIAFYFMTLVLRTIPIGITYAVWSGLGIVLVTIIGIVLYKEIPDIPAVIGMGFIIAGVAIIHIFSGSVKQG